A stretch of the Bos indicus isolate NIAB-ARS_2022 breed Sahiwal x Tharparkar chromosome 13, NIAB-ARS_B.indTharparkar_mat_pri_1.0, whole genome shotgun sequence genome encodes the following:
- the RPS21 gene encoding small ribosomal subunit protein eS21 gives MQNDAGEFVDLYVPRKCSASNRIIGAKDHASIQMNVAEVDKVTGRFNGQFKTYAICGAIRRMGESDDSILRLAKADGIVSKNF, from the exons ATGCAGAACGACGCCGGTGAGTTCGTGGACCTGTATGTGCCGCGGAAATG CTCCGCCAGCAACCGTATCATCGGCGCCAAGGACCACGCGTCCATCCAGATGAACGTGGCCGAG gtTGACAAGGTGACGGGCAGGTTTAACGGCCAGTTTAAAACCTACGCTATCTGCGGGGCCATTCGCAGGATG GGCGAGTCAGATGACTCCATTCTCCGGCTGGCCAAGGCTGATGGCATCGTTTCAAA GAACTTCTGA